The Planktothrix agardhii NIES-204 genomic interval AAATCTATTTTAGCCAATCTCCATGATCACCTCTATGGAAATAGTAATATTCGGATTCCTTCAAGATTAGGAATCGAAATTCAAAAAATACTATTAATTAAAAAATTTGATGAGGAACAAGTTTATGATCAATGCGAATTTTGTCTGACGGGGAAAGAATTATATAAAAAATATGATGATCAAATTACTCCTAATTTAGATCCCGTTAATCAAGTTGCTGAAAGGATAAAAAATCTTCTCCATAAATATAATTTAAACAAAGATGATTGTCATCAAATTAGATCTTTAGAGTTAGATAATGAATCAATTTATTATACTGTATTTCATTTAGAAGGAATATCTTTAACTCAAACTCCTAGCGATGTTTTAGGTGACGCTTTAGAAGCCTTCAGAAGCTATATCATGAAAAGAGAAGGAGGACAGTTTTTTACTCCTAGACCTGTAATTGAATTAGCATTAAATTTAGTTGGATTTACAGGAGAAAACCATCAAACATTAGCTGATATTAGTTGTGGAACATCAGGATTTTTACACCAAGCCAGAAAAATTATTATAAAATCAGCAGAAAAAAAAGGAATTCTTGATCAATTTAAACAAAACCAATTAATTTCCGATTTATTGTTGGGTTTAGAAGTTGACCAAGATCTTGTCCAAATTTCTAACACATCACCCGAATTAGAAAAACTCCCTCAAAAAATAGTAGAAAATCAAGATAGTTTACTTCCTTTTCAACAGTGGAAAAGCCAACTATTAGATCGAATTTCACCTAATTCAAAAATGTTTATGGTAGGAAATCCTCCGTTTGGAACTAAAATTACTATTAAAAATTTAGAGATTTTACAATCTTTTCAGTTAGCAAGATCATGGAAAAAGCATCAAGATCAATGGATATCTACAGAAAAAATTGTTCCCCGTTCTCCTGATATTTTATTCATTGAGAGAAATTTAGATTTATTGAAACATGAAACAGGTAAAATGGTACTTGTTTTCCCTTATCAAATTCTCAGTGGCCCTCAAGAAGAATTTGTGCGAGAATGGTTAATGACTCATTGTAAAATTATAGCTGTTATTGATCTTCCTGAAGATACTTTTCAACCTTATACGGGAACAAAAGGAGCATTATTAGTTGTTCAAAAACGAGAAAAACCCAATCCTTTATGGGAAAATGAACCCGAATATCCTATCTTTATGGCTAGACCTATAAAAATTGGACATGATCGTAGAGGAAAACCTGTCTTTAAAGATGATCAACAGACTATTGTAGATATAGACTTACCTGAAATTAGCCAAGCTTATGAAGAATTTTTAAAAGCAAATGATCCAAGTAAAGTTACTAAAAAAGCATTTATAATTTCTTCAAAATCTATTACACATTCTAACAATATTCGTTTAAATGCAGCTTATTATGAACCAAAATCTTCTAATTTAAAACAACAATTAGTTACAATAAGGGAACAAAACCCTGATTTTACTATTTCAACATTAGGAGAATTAATCGAGACATTGACCCGGTTCTACTAGATGTCCTAATAACCAAATAAAACTATTTTGTATGGAATTAGGTGGTAAAGGGGGTACACCTTCCATTGATAACGCTTGTAAAAAGTATTTAACTCCTACTAATTTAGCATCAATTTCAGTAGCATAAAATTTATGATTTTCCGGCAATTCCCAACGATTAATTCTATTACCATCTTGACCATCTTGCGGTCTTCCTGGTATACGACTGGAATTCGGTTTCCAAGGGGCTGAACGTGGCCCAGAATCATTGAATTTTGTACTAATGAAGAACCTTAATTAGCATAAACCCGAATAAACCCGATCCTATAATCGTGGGATTTGATTATTCAGCACTACCATAACCGCACCCCACAATTTAACCTAAAATTAACCAATACTCGCTAACTCTTTTCCCCGACCCAAGGGTACATTTAAGGCTTCTTCTAAAGGTGCTCGTCCTAACTTTTCCTCTAAAATATCCATCACCGTCCGTCCAAAATCATTGGAGTTTCGCTTCCAGGCTTCTAAACAGATTTCTCCAAAAAATGATCCTAAAGGTTCAGGATTCCAGAGTAACTTTCTCGCCGTCCAAGGCATTAAACTCATAGGATCATACCCTGGTTTTAATATCTGTTTCTTAAAGGCATATTCCTCTAAATGGGTATGGGGTTGTAACCCGATAAAGAAAATTGCAGGTTCGACTTTATCCGCCCCGAAAATAGCCTCTAATTCTCGATGGTAAGCAATTGTTTGACGAATGGTTTCAAAGGTTTCATCAATCACATTAAAAGAATAATTCACTGAAACCAAATCATTAAATCCGGCAGCTTTTAAATCTCGACAATTTTCTAAAACCACCCGCAAATTATACCCCATCCGCATTTTTCTAACTAATTCCTGCGAACCACTGGTAATCCCAATTTCAAAATAATTCATCCCAGTTTTAGCCATTAAATCACATAATTCTGGGGTTAAATTATCTGCGCGAATATAAGCCGCCCAGTGAATATCAGTCATCCCAGAATCAAGGATTTTCTGTAATAATTCCACCGCATCACTAATAAACTTACGGGCGGGAATAAATTGAGCATCGGTAAACCAAAAATTTCTAATTCCCCGTTGATAAAGTTGTTGAATTTCTGCCACCACTTCATCAGCGGGATTAATTCTAACTTTTTTCCCTTCAATAACGGTATAGATACAATAACAACAACTATGCGGACACCCCCGTTTGGTTTGGACTCCAATATAAAAGTCTTGATCTTGAAAATAATATTGAAATTCTGGCCAGATGGTTTCAATATAATCGTAATTACAAGCAGTTTTTTCAAAATTCATGGGTTGTTCATGAATTAAGCGATCGCGAGGCGTCGTTTCTCCGACAATATAACAACGTTCATCGGCTAAATCTTCCCCTCTCAATAGCCTTTCTAATAAACTTTCTCCTTCTCCCACCGAAACAATACTTCCTTTGGGCAAACTCTTTCCTAACTGTTCATAAAAAACACTGACCGCTCCGCCTCCAACGACAACCCGCGCCTGGGGATTATAACGTTGAGAACGGGATAATCCCCGTTTAATTAGTCCTAAATTCTGCCAAAGTTCCGTATAGTAGGAAGTGGCTAACCGTAATCCTCCTAAAGCTCCTCTTAATTTAATTAAAGGGTTTTTAGCATAATAAAATTCAAAGGCATTTTGTAGAGGATTTCCACCCCGTCCCCCCACGGGGGCATAAATTTGAATATCTCGCCAAGAAAAGACTAATAATGTGGGTTGAAACTCATCCACACAGGCATCCAATGTGGCGGCGTAGTCCAGAGGAGGAACTGCCCCTAAGTCAAAAATGCGCTGTTGGACGGTGGGAAATAGCTTGTGAACGTGGTCGGACAGGTAAACCACCCCAATCGGGAAAATCGGGTTACAAGGAAGGCGGACGTAAAGAATTTTATCTTCCATGATGCTGTTGTGCGTCGGGCGGGATTTGGGTTGAAATCGGTGAATTTATATCGACTTTGCTTAAGATTCCTTAACAATATAACAAATTTTCCGCCCTTTAGGGTCACGAATCTGAGAAATTCCTTAAGTTTCAATAATTTCAATAAGTCGATGGGACAAGGAACAACCGATCTCTACCATACCTATCCGAAGGTTTTGAAGGTCTATTTTTGGAAATAATTTCTTCAAAATCAGCTAAAACCAGTGAATTGACTAAAAATTTTGGCTCGATGAGTATAATTAGGGATTGGTAGTCGGGGTTACAACCAACTGGGATCAACAAATGTTAACGTAACGATTAGTCAGTAAAACGTTTAGCTTAAAGCCCCCAGATTCAGATATGGCTCAAATTCTTGATCCCCTACCGTCAAATAGTTCTGGTCGAATTTTGTGCTGCTATGTCAATGCTACCAGCCATATTCAGATCGCTCGGATCACCAATGTCCCCAATTGGTACTTTGAGCGGGTGGTATTCCCAGGACAACGCTTAGTTTTTGAAGCGATTCCACAAGCAACTTTAGAAATCCATACTGGAAGTATGGCGAGCGCAATTATTGCTGATAATATTCCTTGTGATCGGCTCCAGATTGATCAACAGTCTATCAGCTATGAGGATAAACCGTTAACTCCAAATCCTCAATCCAGAAATTTTGCCAATAAGCGTACAGTTAAACAGGAACCTTTAACCACTCCGGCTTTAACTTCTGTTGATTAATTTACAAAAAAACGATAATAAAATCATCTCAAAATTCACCGGAGAGATTCCACTGCGACTTACAAAATCGTGGTGGAATTTCTGAAGGTTAAGTAGGTGGGCGAGAAAATCAACAAGTATGTAACGAAAAGTTAACTTGGTTGTGGCTCCGAGTGAAATTTCATCCGTTGTGTGCTGTAGTTTCCTCTTTCTGCCTACCTACTTATTTCGATATAATGAATGTATTAATTGGGCTAAGTTGATATATGGCAATCGCAACCGACCGACCAATTCAACAGAAAGCACTCAGCTTTGACGAGTTTCTCATCCGTTATCGTGACGATAACCGTTATGAACTTATTGATGGAGATATATTTGACTTGGAACCAACAGGCTTGCATGAAGAAGTTGCAGCTTTTATTACCACAAAGGTATGCGTCCAGATTGACCAAATGGGATGGCCTTGGTTTGTGCTTCAGCGAGGACTTATTCGCCCTTCTAACATTGGAATGACTGCATTTCGACCTGATGTGGCAGTTATTGATCGCCATGAGCTTACTAAAGAACCAATTTGGAATGAGCAGTCAATTCTGACATTAGGCAGTTCAATTAAATTTGTAGCGGAAGTTGTGAGTAGCAACTGGCAAAATGATTATGCCCGTAAAGTTGAAGACTATGCAACTCTGGGTATTCCCGAATATTGGATTGCTGACTATGCCGGATTGGGAGGGGTTCGACATATTGGGAAGTCCAAACAGCCTACTCTCTCTATCTGCACACTAGCAAATGGAGAGTATGAAATTCAGCAATTCCGTGGCAATCAGATAGTTATTTCGACTACTTTCCCTAACCTAAAATTGACAGCCGCAGAAATTTTGAAGACTTTTTAAATAGCGATCGCCTAATCGCAAACTTGAGAAGATTATTGTTGAAGCGATCGCCAAAGTTAAGAATTGAGAAGCGATCGGGGCATAACAAATCATTGGATAGGACAAAGTTATGGTATTTTGGTTGAGAGCGAAAGTATTGTTACATGGTAGAGTTTAATCCCGCCTACCTACTTAATCAATTTAAAATCTGTTTAAAAATGACTGTTGAAACAGTAGAATCCGTAGCGTTATCTAGTCCAATTGTATTTCGCCTGTCTCCCATTATTAGAATCACGCTGTTAAGTTTATATGCGGTGTTGATGATCCCCTTACCTTTTTTGTCAAAAGCGGTTAATGCTCCCGTTTCTCCGATGTTACTTTGGCTAGGAATTGGGATCGGAGCGATCGCCCTATCAGCACTTTTAACAGAAAGAGTAATAGTAGATAATGAGGGGATTAAGGTGAGTTATGTTCCTTGGTTTACTCTGATATTCCGTCGGGGTTGGTCATTACCGTGGAATCAGATCAAAGCATTGAAACCTAGAACCACCGGACAAGGAGGACTGGTTTATTATTTCGTTAGCCACACAGGAGAAGGCTATTTACTCCCGATGCGAATGGCTGGGTTTGCCAAGTTTGTGGGAATAGTACAAGAAAAAACAGGAATTGATACAACCGATGTCCGTCCGTTGGCTCAACCCTGGATGTATTTTATTTTATTTGGCTGTAGTTTATTATTGGGCTTAGTGGATATTTGGACAATTTCCACCGCCCTCACCCTGAAATAATCCCCAGAGAATAGGGAATAATCAAAGTTAAGGATTAGATTTTGATTATTCCCAGAATCCCGATCAGATCAAGCACTACTCTCTGTTTTCACCCCTCGAATGGGTGGATATTTACCATTGAGTCTAACGGTACGAACCGTTTCGGCTTTCAGAATTTCTAAATTGAGACGATAGCCAATATTCCGAACAGTTTGGATTAAATTCGGTTGGCGAGGGTCAGTTTCTAACTTTTTCCGTAACGAAAGAACATGGGTATCAATCGTGCGAGGATTATCAATAGCATCTGGCCAAGCTCGTCGTAATAGTTCTGAACGAGTCAAGGGTTCTCCACAGGCTTGAGCGAGAACATAGAGCAGACTATATTCCTGGGGAGTCAGTTCAATTAATTGACTCTGTAAGCGTACGCGACGCTGTACCAAGTCAATTTTCAGAGATCCATAATCCAAGGTGGTTGGCGGAACAATGGTGCGACTACGGCGCATTAAGGATTCTGTCCTCGCCAAAAACTCCTGCATTCCAAAAGGTTTTGCTAAATAGTCATCAGCACCCGCCCTCAAGCCCCGGACAATATCGGATTCCGTTGTGCGAGACGATAACATCAGAATTAAAGATTGTCGCTGTTGCTGAAGCCATTGGCAAAATTCTAAACTATTTCCCTCTGGTAATTCAGCGTCCAAAATCACTAAATTGGGTTGATGAGCATAGAAGATATCCCTTGCATTCTGCAAATCAGCAGCCTGATGAACCAAATAACCGACGTGCTGTAAATGCCA includes:
- a CDS encoding hypothetical protein (type I restriction enzyme EcoEI M protein homolog); its protein translation is MIKIIDSLDNFNAKLLEKWQYSGSKVLIFKQKDIIRVFALDNNNQNYYDISPFIPHFKEIENLPNPDYYRLKSSLSPGYNLKSILANLHDHLYGNSNIRIPSRLGIEIQKILLIKKFDEEQVYDQCEFCLTGKELYKKYDDQITPNLDPVNQVAERIKNLLHKYNLNKDDCHQIRSLELDNESIYYTVFHLEGISLTQTPSDVLGDALEAFRSYIMKREGGQFFTPRPVIELALNLVGFTGENHQTLADISCGTSGFLHQARKIIIKSAEKKGILDQFKQNQLISDLLLGLEVDQDLVQISNTSPELEKLPQKIVENQDSLLPFQQWKSQLLDRISPNSKMFMVGNPPFGTKITIKNLEILQSFQLARSWKKHQDQWISTEKIVPRSPDILFIERNLDLLKHETGKMVLVFPYQILSGPQEEFVREWLMTHCKIIAVIDLPEDTFQPYTGTKGALLVVQKREKPNPLWENEPEYPIFMARPIKIGHDRRGKPVFKDDQQTIVDIDLPEISQAYEEFLKANDPSKVTKKAFIISSKSITHSNNIRLNAAYYEPKSSNLKQQLVTIREQNPDFTISTLGELIETLTRFY
- a CDS encoding radical SAM domain protein gives rise to the protein MEDKILYVRLPCNPIFPIGVVYLSDHVHKLFPTVQQRIFDLGAVPPLDYAATLDACVDEFQPTLLVFSWRDIQIYAPVGGRGGNPLQNAFEFYYAKNPLIKLRGALGGLRLATSYYTELWQNLGLIKRGLSRSQRYNPQARVVVGGGAVSVFYEQLGKSLPKGSIVSVGEGESLLERLLRGEDLADERCYIVGETTPRDRLIHEQPMNFEKTACNYDYIETIWPEFQYYFQDQDFYIGVQTKRGCPHSCCYCIYTVIEGKKVRINPADEVVAEIQQLYQRGIRNFWFTDAQFIPARKFISDAVELLQKILDSGMTDIHWAAYIRADNLTPELCDLMAKTGMNYFEIGITSGSQELVRKMRMGYNLRVVLENCRDLKAAGFNDLVSVNYSFNVIDETFETIRQTIAYHRELEAIFGADKVEPAIFFIGLQPHTHLEEYAFKKQILKPGYDPMSLMPWTARKLLWNPEPLGSFFGEICLEAWKRNSNDFGRTVMDILEEKLGRAPLEEALNVPLGRGKELASIG
- a CDS encoding hypothetical protein (conserved hypothetical protein) gives rise to the protein MAIATDRPIQQKALSFDEFLIRYRDDNRYELIDGDIFDLEPTGLHEEVAAFITTKVCVQIDQMGWPWFVLQRGLIRPSNIGMTAFRPDVAVIDRHELTKEPIWNEQSILTLGSSIKFVAEVVSSNWQNDYARKVEDYATLGIPEYWIADYAGLGGVRHIGKSKQPTLSICTLANGEYEIQQFRGNQIVISTTFPNLKLTAAEILKTF
- the nrrA gene encoding OmpR family response regulator, whose translation is MGSACISIIEGNPHLRSLLGWHLQHVGYLVHQAADLQNARDIFYAHQPNLVILDAELPEGNSLEFCQWLQQQRQSLILMLSSRTTESDIVRGLRAGADDYLAKPFGMQEFLARTESLMRRSRTIVPPTTLDYGSLKIDLVQRRVRLQSQLIELTPQEYSLLYVLAQACGEPLTRSELLRRAWPDAIDNPRTIDTHVLSLRKKLETDPRQPNLIQTVRNIGYRLNLEILKAETVRTVRLNGKYPPIRGVKTESSA